In a genomic window of Helianthus annuus cultivar XRQ/B chromosome 10, HanXRQr2.0-SUNRISE, whole genome shotgun sequence:
- the LOC110885472 gene encoding uncharacterized protein LOC110885472 isoform X2, producing MLLDQFQNIHNVDLSNEALEMSTQKILNCDNDTQSHYAGTAFRMWEPPSPLSGKPDNKDTNCAFASTKKKSRTADVAKWIHQVKGELEIGYQASSDDVSHVKVIPLKRQVNVINDKEVEKALDEGYICQKFREMSVIDADYLRCNICDAKKLAQRSDDETYKGIHTCLRLSVNESESALSILRNSDSSTTVIDNPSGLNCTKKMSGSASIEKWKRQMEDIRSPFLKLQLASSYEPDMIISEVAENGSWNLSSSKEGDKELDDKITELHELVSPFGKNDAAIVLLETCGYIGFLHRQVEALMIPCIEQGTPSEPQQQDPNQDLRSRGLCLIPVSSTFPATS from the exons ATGTTGCTTGATCAGTTTCAAAACATTCACAACGTAGACTTGTCTAATGAAGCCCTGGAAATGTCAACTCAAAAGATCCTCAATTGTGATAATGACACGCAGTCACATTATGCTGGAACTGCTTTTAGGATGTGGGAGCCACCATCTCCATTGAGTGGCAAACCAGATAATAAAGATACAAACTGTGCTTTTGCCTCTACGAAGAA AAAGAGTAGGACCGCTGACGTCGCTAAGTGGATCCACCAAGTGAAAGGGGAACTGGAAATAGGATATCAAGCATCCTCTGATGATGTGAG CCATGTTAAAGTCATCCCTTTGAAACGCCAAGTGAACGTGATTAATGATAAAGAGGTTGAAAAAGCACTTGATGAGGGCTATATTTGTCAGAAATTTCGCGAGATGTCTGTTATTGATGCCGATTACCTTAG ATGCAACATTTGCGATGCAAAGAAACTAGCTCAAAGATCTGATGACGAGACTTACAAAGGAATACATACTTGTCTCAGGCTTTCAGTAAATGAGAGTGAATCCGCATTAAGTATCCTAAGAAACAGTGATTCCTCAACTACAGTCATTGATAATCCTTCTGGACTAAACTGTACAAAGAA AATGAGTGGCAGTGCTAGCATCGAAAAGTGGAAGCGACAAATGGAGGACATTCGGTCTCCATTTTTAAAACTTCAGTTAGCTTCATCTTATGAACCAGAT ATGATAATATCAGAAGTAGCGGAAAATGGCAGCTGGAACCTCTCATCATCAAAG GAAGGTGACAAGGAATTGGACGACAAAATTACTGAGCTGCACGAGTTAGTTTCACCTTTTGGAAAG aATGATGCAGCAATAGTTCTGTTAGAAACTTGTGGTTACATCGGATTCCTACATAGGCAAGTCGAA GCTCTTATGATTCCATGCATAGAACAAGGAACTCCATCCGAGCCACAACAGCAG GATCCAAATCAAGACCTAAGAAGTCGAGGGCTATGTTTGATACCTGTTTCAAGCACATTTCCAGCTACTAGTTAA
- the LOC110885472 gene encoding uncharacterized protein LOC110885472 isoform X1, producing the protein MLLDQFQNIHNVDLSNEALEMSTQKILNCDNDTQSHYAGTAFRMWEPPSPLSGKPDNKDTNCAFASTKKKSRTADVAKWIHQVKGELEIGYQASSDDVSHVKVIPLKRQVNVINDKEVEKALDEGYICQKFREMSVIDADYLRCNICDAKKLAQRSDDETYKGIHTCLRLSVNESESALSILRNSDSSTTVIDNPSGLNCTKKMSGSASIEKWKRQMEDIRSPFLKLQLASSYEPDQMIISEVAENGSWNLSSSKEGDKELDDKITELHELVSPFGKNDAAIVLLETCGYIGFLHRQVEALMIPCIEQGTPSEPQQQDPNQDLRSRGLCLIPVSSTFPATS; encoded by the exons ATGTTGCTTGATCAGTTTCAAAACATTCACAACGTAGACTTGTCTAATGAAGCCCTGGAAATGTCAACTCAAAAGATCCTCAATTGTGATAATGACACGCAGTCACATTATGCTGGAACTGCTTTTAGGATGTGGGAGCCACCATCTCCATTGAGTGGCAAACCAGATAATAAAGATACAAACTGTGCTTTTGCCTCTACGAAGAA AAAGAGTAGGACCGCTGACGTCGCTAAGTGGATCCACCAAGTGAAAGGGGAACTGGAAATAGGATATCAAGCATCCTCTGATGATGTGAG CCATGTTAAAGTCATCCCTTTGAAACGCCAAGTGAACGTGATTAATGATAAAGAGGTTGAAAAAGCACTTGATGAGGGCTATATTTGTCAGAAATTTCGCGAGATGTCTGTTATTGATGCCGATTACCTTAG ATGCAACATTTGCGATGCAAAGAAACTAGCTCAAAGATCTGATGACGAGACTTACAAAGGAATACATACTTGTCTCAGGCTTTCAGTAAATGAGAGTGAATCCGCATTAAGTATCCTAAGAAACAGTGATTCCTCAACTACAGTCATTGATAATCCTTCTGGACTAAACTGTACAAAGAA AATGAGTGGCAGTGCTAGCATCGAAAAGTGGAAGCGACAAATGGAGGACATTCGGTCTCCATTTTTAAAACTTCAGTTAGCTTCATCTTATGAACCAGAT CAGATGATAATATCAGAAGTAGCGGAAAATGGCAGCTGGAACCTCTCATCATCAAAG GAAGGTGACAAGGAATTGGACGACAAAATTACTGAGCTGCACGAGTTAGTTTCACCTTTTGGAAAG aATGATGCAGCAATAGTTCTGTTAGAAACTTGTGGTTACATCGGATTCCTACATAGGCAAGTCGAA GCTCTTATGATTCCATGCATAGAACAAGGAACTCCATCCGAGCCACAACAGCAG GATCCAAATCAAGACCTAAGAAGTCGAGGGCTATGTTTGATACCTGTTTCAAGCACATTTCCAGCTACTAGTTAA